The Triticum urartu cultivar G1812 chromosome 6, Tu2.1, whole genome shotgun sequence genome includes the window TTCTCAACAAAATCATAGCTGGTGTGAGCATGGGTGGCAAAATGCAGCAGACCGAGAGGTTCCTAAATATCCAAGGCAAGACGGCATCTTAAGATGTTGTGGTTGACGGTTTCATTTGCCGGGCAAACATCACAATCTGTTGTGCGTGAAATGGCTTGGCACTGTCCCTTGGTCATATTTTCCTCCCAAGAAAAGCCAGCCACAAGAAAATTCGGTGCTTCAGAGGAATCATCGAGTCCCAGATAGCTAGAGCGAGCACACTTCCAAACCACACCCATGAAGGTTAGCAGGTTGTAGAAGTATGTCGTACTCACTTCCGCAAGATAATTGAGGACCTGCGCTTGTCAGGATAGTCAGATGCCGGTGAACAACCCAGGATGCACTTCTGCAGTTCCAGTAGCGCCGTCTGAGACAGGTTTTTTAGAAGAACAGGGAGGCTCCTCCCCGGTTCCATTACTCGAATGAAACCCCAAAGTCGTGCCATACATCAGCTCACTGAGAGGAGCAGTTCAGGGAAAGCGAAAATGGAAAGAAGAGTGCAATATGTTATTACAATAAAACGCTACAGACTTATGAATGTCCATCGGCATCAGACCGAGATGCTAGGCGCAGATCAGCTCCTGGGAGGCCTTGCGAGTCTTCAACGGAGGGGCTGCCACCGCTTGGGGTGACCAGGTCGCCGTCAGCGTCGATGTCGGGGCTCGAAGTATCCACAAGTACAGTATCGATTTATTCGTGCTTGGTGTATACCATCAATATCAGTATAAAAATATATTTAATGGTGGTATACTGATATTAATTTGATATTGCTTATCTTAATATTTGTGTATtaatttggtcaaacttagaaACCGTCAACTTTTTGACTGAATTTGTGCCATCTATTTGGGACGGTGGTAGTATTTTGATATAGACCATGTACAAACTGAACCGAAAAAAAGTTGAAAGCATCTTGTAATGGTGAACGGCGCCTATTTTTTGATGGTATAATCTTTAGTGGATCTCTGTACTGCCTCCTACTCCTGCTACTAGAGTAGATCTTGTGCTGTCTCGTGTCTCCCGAGCTCAGAATTCAGCATTCGGCGCCAGGGCCGTCTGTTCGCGTAGGCCCCGGTGGCAGCCACGTTTTTCTTTTACAATCAGTGGCATGTGGCAGCCACGCTAGGCATGCGGAACCATACGCTTCCCCAGCACGTGGGACCCCATCGTTGTGGGTCCATGTGTACAGTCAGACAGAGCTCTGGATAGGTATGGCTCCCAGTGTAGCAGAAAAGTCGTCGATTACGTTGCACCCGATATTTGTAGGGAATACGACAGCTTCGTCCAACACTCGTACGGTGTTACTACTGTAGGGAGTAGTATCTTTGAGCCACACAGAGTAACGGATGTGAGCATCTGACGGGACAGGCAAAAAACCTTGCTATACGTACGATGGAATGCATGTCCAACACTGTATGATTAGAGATAATTCAGTTTATGAGCCATGGCATTTTAGAGATGCTTTGCTCTCTGGTCGTACTGGTCGGACTAGAAAATCATCGTATGCAGAACAGTTAAATAAATGGTACGTACTGAAATCAGATGAAATCCGTGTACGTATATCATTGCTCCGGGCTAAAGTGTGGGAAGTTCTCCTCGCAACACATACAAACCATTTTGAAATGCTTGTGTTTAACCAACTCATAAGAGCATGTACATAGTCGGACGCTTCAAACCCTCCTCAAACGTTCGGACAGACATGATTTTTTGACCCATACGGACACCTCAAACGGGCCTCAAATGACTGGTCCGACCGGCAtccctcatatccagcccaaatatgagATGGATAAGGGGGCGCACGGGCACACTCGCCAAGTCGGACTGACGAAGAGGTCCCAGTCAGAAACACCCTGAAACCCGGCAATCCGAAGCTCGTCTCCTCCGTCGAACTGGTGGCGTCGTGTAGCGCAGTTCCGACGGGGCGCGTAGTGCCTAGCCCGACTATTTAAGTCGACCGGCAACACCGAAACCCTACCATCCATCCGCATTTTTCTCCTCCTGTCCACTGTTGTCGTCACTTTCCACTCCACCCGTCCGCCTAGTAGCATGCCCCCACGGCGCCGGGTGAGGAGTGAGCTCTTTCTGATGTCGGAGCGTCGGCTCGAGCTCCTTGAGCAGATCTGGGCTAGGCGCTCAGCCGGGATCGCTGCGGGGCTACCTCTGAATGCAGTGGAtccagaggaggaggaggatgtggggGCGCTGGCGACGCGGATCTGCAGGCGGAGCAGCAGGCCATCCTTGATTCCCTTTGGTCGGAGTCGGCTACGGAGGCCAGACGCCGTCGCCAGCAGGAGGTGAAGGCGCAACAGGCCGCGGAGGAGGTAGAGATGCTCGCCCCTACATGGATGAGGTCGAGCAGGAGGAGGATGAGCCAGAGCCCTCCTACCCGCATCATCGTCGTGGACATCTCCGACGACGAAGATTAGCTAGAGTGGTACATAGTATGTAGtacgtaggatttttttttgcgTGCTTTGTATGGATTTAGGGGATGAAATATGAGAGGGACGGATGCAAAGTGCCTAATTTAAGGCGTGACCGGTCACTGTCTGTGGACGCATCCGGTCGCGTCCTCGGGCGTTTGAAGGGCCAGATTTGTAAAGTCCGATTATAGATGCTCTAATAGAAACAAACGTAGCCAAGCACCACGCGACACGTTAGCAAGCGTACACGAGAGGCCATATGTCCACCTCGTGCCCTCGACGCCAATCACCGGAGCTCAAAGGCTTGTCACCCTCTAACCACTAGCCATCCTACACGTTCAAAAGTAGCTCGAGACTGCCGCATATGGATGAAAATGACCGTCGGCCGTATCTTGGCCGCCATCCACAAAGCGAGGATAAGATGGTCGGGACATGGCCGCTGGCAGTAGGTTGACAATGCGTCCAACTATGAGTTGAAGAGCATCTCGTGGTCTGTGGAGCACTTTACACCATTGAGTTTGAAGACATTGGAGTTAAGAATAAGGAGGAACTCCATACAAGAAGGGCAGTGCCCGTCGAGAACCTCACCGGTCACCTTCTAAGGTCTTGTTCGGTTGCAAAATTTTTGGAGAGGATTGAAGTGGATTGAAGAGGATTAAATACCAGTCAAAATTCATCTCAATCCCCCAATTCAATAACCCAGAAACAGACCTTGCTGAAAAATGAGGGAAGAAAGGATGAGAGCTCAGGGCGAGTGAAGATGACAAAAGTTGTGCAAGTGTTTTATCTATCTGTGATTTTCCATACTAACTTGGTACCTAGTGCTAGTACTGTGATGCACATATATCTTTTGTTTATCCGAAAATTGCGGAGGCCACTTTGTAACATAATATACCGCTTTTTTCTAAAAGAAAGTTCACTATGAATTGAAATGTGAATGATTTGTCACACCATTACATGGATTCATCGCTTGTTTAATCATTCGCGTCCGTCGTGAACAGGTGCTCGCTGTGTTATGTATCCCTTTGATGGTTCATTTTTTGAGCCAATAAAAGTCACACTCCATCGAGTCGAAAGAGAAAGCACTTATGAGCCCACTTAACCCTTGATCCTCCAATCACATCTTTTCTCAAAAATCGATGGTGTCACGTGCTTGACTCTGCGTGCTAACCCACCTCGAGGGACACTCCGGTCCCACCTAAAACTGGCCTGTGGGTACCTCTACCTTGTATCAAAATATTCTTGCCGTCCACCAGCAAACAATACTTGTCACGATTGCATTGTATTTTTGTATACCATATATACACCACATATTATATTACTCACAAAAAGGTACTATGTATttcctccgttccaaaatatttGTCGTGGTTTTAGATCAAATTTGTactaaaaccacgacaagtattttgaaacggagggagtattatagtTGGAAAGCATTAGATTTGGTCCTAatttgtcaccgcgaagatggaAACCAGGCACGGCACGGGACGGTGTGTGGACCATGCGCAAGCAAAGATCCAAATCAGCGCCATTTAAATTTTTTGATCACCTGCCAAAAACAGGTGGCGCTACTGTTTAATTTTTGGCCGAAACCGAAGGGATTGACAGGTCATGGCGTGATTTCAGGGACACATGGTTGGTGGAGCGCGTCCGATGCGTTGTCATCTTTGGCTCTGCCTATATATAAAGCAGCGCTGTCCGGAGGCAGTTCTGTCTCCCCCCTTGAGCCGCCGCACTGTTCATCTTCCTCCCCCAGCAGGCACCCCTCTTCCTTCCCCAAGGCTCCTTCATCACCAATAGCCAAAGCAAGTTCCATGGCTCCAGCAGCTGCCCAACCCCTCTCCATGAGCCACACAGCCCAACCAGCAGTTCTTCTTCATGTCTTCTCCTTGAGAAGAGAAAGAAGATAGTTGGGCACCATGGACAGAGAGAAAGAAGCAGCTTGTGGGGAGGTAGCACCTAAGAGGAACTAATGCGGTTCAACATCATCTACAAGCCTCTGAAGATTGTATTTGCAGGAGTGGAGCTCTTGGGGTTCAGCACCATCTGTGTAAGTCCTCTAATCAGACTCTGAAGATGGATGTGCAATGggtttttttgttgttgttgctgctgcctTGTATCTGTTTGCTTTGCTCCTTGCATTCTCTTTGTTTTTCCTTGCTACAGAGCCCCGGAAACAGCACTAGCAAATTCTCTCGTATCCTCCCTGCTCGTACTAAAGCCCCCGCCGATCCGAACCAACCGAATTCCCCTCCCCCGCCCGCACATCTGCCCCCGCTCCGCACCCCGAAATcccccgcccctccccctctcccccgatCCATTCTCTCCCCTCCTCCCACCTGGCCGACGCCATGGCCTCGACGGGatccccgccgccgccctgctCTCGGGGAGacccccgccgccgccctgccgtcCAGCGGACCCCCACCGCCGCCATGCCCGCGACGAGGTCCCCACCGCCGCCCTGCCCTACGGGCGTTCTCTACCGCCGCGCTTCTCTGCAGGCGATCCCCACCGCCGCCATGCCTGCGAGGAGGCCCCCATCGACGCCCTGCCCTACGGGAGATCCCTACCGCCGCGCTCTTCTGCGGGCGAGCCCCACcaccgccctgctctcccggagttccccgccgccgcccaggGAGATCCCGGCGGCAGCCCTCCCCTCCGGCAAGACGCGGTTCTCGCCCGGTGAGTTCCATTTCCTCGTCCCTACCTTTCCCCTCGCAATCCGGTCGTCGATTTGGATGCGAGGTAGTCCGAGATCCGTTCCTCGATCCGTTCGCAGGCAGCGTGATATCCGTTCCGCTCGTGCGAGATACTCTAGTTATCCGTTCCTTAGTTCGATTCCTGGTTCGTGTTCCATTAGGGCTTAGCGATTGGATCTTGTGTTGTCGGTTCAGTCTTCTGTATTGGATCTCGGTTACTCATTCATCGGCAGTAGTTCATGAGTTTGAAGGATCTGTTATTATACTAGTTTTAATCATATTACTGATTGTGCTAGATATACAGTTTTACTAGAAATCAGCCGTCGGTTTGCCCTGTCTGGTCTTCGGGTTTTCACATGGGGGATGGATGAGGCCAGCGGGGCTCTCACATCGGGTGTGCCAATGAGCCAGTGGTGGTCCGCCGGAATATGATTCGCAAAGCCCAACAATGCCTGTTGACTGACATTTTACATTTAATCAGTTATTCAGTTTTCATGTTTTATTATTTTGTACTCAATCCTCAGTCTTGATAACCGCTTGTTTTAAAGTATCGTATTTTGTCCTCAATCCTCAATCTTCATTATTATGCTCTGTTCCTTTAGTCTTTGGTTTCTCTTTGTTCAGTCTCCACCCTCTTTGTTTAGTCCCAATCCTCAGTACCTCTTTCTGCATTTGTCGGTTTAAATTAAGAATAAGAAGCTTGGTAAACAAGCATGAAGATGCTCATTTTGCTCACCTTTTCACTTATGCCTATGTCTTTTAATTATGTATTTTCCTCAAGTCATATAGATTAACCCAGAAGGCTAACTTGATGATTGTACCATGTTAATTTCTCAATGTGCTTACACTACATATAGCTAAGGGTGTGCTTCACCATCTAAATCCAACATCATGTTACTTAACTCCTATTTTCCTCATCCCATCCCTTCTGCATTTTTGCCCCTCATTGCTATGCACCGTAGCTGCCCTACAATTGTCGGCTTTAGTTCTAGACTCTTGAACTCACTCTTTGTTTTTTCGTATAATTTCATCATGTGCAGAGAAGTGGGAGGGCTACTACTTCCTTGAAGATGCCGAAGGCTATCTGTTCCAGGAGGCCGATGGTGGGTTCTACTTTTTGGAGTGCTTTGAAGGGGAGGGCTACTATTACCAAAGCGAAGAAAGTGACTACTTTCACACCGGACAAAGTCTATATGACAAGGATTACGGCCTGCAGACCCTTGATTCTGAGCTACAGGCACTCT containing:
- the LOC125515106 gene encoding uncharacterized protein LOC125515106, yielding MASTGSPPPPCSRGDPRRRPAVQRTPTAAMPATRSPPPPCPTGVLYRRASLQAIPTAAMPARRPPSTPCPTGDPYRRALLRASPTTALLSRSSPPPPREIPAAALPSGKTRFSPEKWEGYYFLEDAEGYLFQEADGGFYFLECFEGEGYYYQSEESDYFHTGQSLYDKDYGLQTLDSELQALSLHSDLGKRGQLLEERCKGSKARDDDCRDGGSPCLKVLEASGVSGHRHIARREPKKGV